In Campylobacter porcelli, the sequence GAGAGTACACTAATAGCGTATTTATAATCAGCTTTGATCTTATTTTTCTCATTTTGGATATAAAGCGGATTTGTCTTTAAAAGCTTAAATTTCTTTAATTCGCAAACCTTGCCACTTTTAACATCGCAATAAAGCTCATAAGCAAGTCTTAAATCATCATTTTGTAAATTTGGCTTACCTAAATTTAGCCATGGAGATAGCGATTTTGTAACTTCGCTAGAGGCATTGAAAATATCTGTTTTAAAATCCTTATTTGACTCTAAGCCAAGATAAATCTCTTTTGCTAAAGTGTTATAAATTTGTGCATCATTTCTCATTGCTCTACCATCTAAATAGATCTTAAATCCATAATAACTCATATGGAAAAGAGCTAAAATAGCAAATAGCACTAAAGGCAAAATCACCCAAGTTGCAATAGGAATATCAAGATTGTATCCAAACAAATTTACGGCGTAATTTTGATTAACAAATGAAAAAACAGCTAGCCAAATCAGTCCAATATAGATAATCGAATATAGAAAAAATCGCCTAGTTTTCATATTATAGCTCCTATTTTATTATCGTTTTTTCAGCAATTTCACGACATGTGATACAATATCTAGCATGTGGTTTGACCTTTAGACGCTCAATATCAATATCATCTTCACACATATCGCAAATTCCATAAACGCCAGATTCTATTTTGTTTAAAGATTGCTCTATCTCGTTTAACTCTTGTTGTTGCTTGATTGATATAGAGTGCTCTAGCTCCTCATCAGCACTAATACTAGCAAAATCAAACTCATCAGTAGCACCGCTTTGTCTAAGCCCATCAATCTCATTTGCTGCGTCATTGATGTTTTTTTGAATTTGCTCTTTTCTTGCTAAAAGCAGCTCTTTAAAATAATTTAACTCGCTTTGTTTCATATAACTCCTTTATTTATGATAAGGGTGGTTGAAATTTATACACAGAGCACGAAAAATCTGCTCATATAAAACAAGCTTAGCAATCTTATGGGCTAAAGTTAGCCTAGAGAGACTTACAAGCTTATCCATTTTATCCCTTAAATTATCGCCCAGACCATAAGCCCCACCGATAAAAAATGAAATTTGAGTTTTGTCTTTTAAGAGTTTGGCAAACTCAAAACTATCAAGCATATCCCCACGCTCATCTAACCCAACGCAATAGCCATTTAAATGTGGAGTATAAGCATCTTCATAGGCTTTATATGACGCAATTTGACCTTGAGTTTGAGCTTTGGCAATTTGAGAATTAAATTTATTAATCTCTTTGATATTAGCCCATTTGCTACTCATTTTTATATAATCTTTTAATGAATTATCATCATCAAGTTTTTGCAGGCAATGGACTAAAATTTGCACTAAATAGCCTCATTAATCGGATTATAAAAGCTATCATTTTTCATAAAAAATCTTATCATATCGCTAAGATATTTTTTAAGCTCATCTCTAGAGATGATAGCATCGATGAGTCCATGCTCAAGTAGGAATTCCGCTCTTTGAAAGCCCTCTGGCAAACTAGCTTTAATGGTTTGCTCTATTACCCTTTGACCAGCAAAGCCAATGAGCGCCTTTGGCTCAGCAATTATCAAATCTCCAAGCCAAGCAAAAGAGGCCGAAACCCCACCCATCGTAGGATCTGTAAGCACTGAAATATATGGCAGTCTATTATCGCTTAAGAGCTTTAAGGCCGCACTAGTTTTACTCATTTGCATAAGACTAAATGTGCTCTCTTGCATTCTAGCTCCACCACTAGCACTTACTATGATTAGCGGATTTCTTTTTTCTATGGCTCTGCGAACTGCACGAGTAATCTTCTCCCCTTCAACAGAGCTTAAGCTCCCACCCATAAAGCTAAAGTCAAAAACCACAAGCTGAATTTGTTGTCCATCAATGGTAGCTTCTCCTGATATGACTGAGCTTGTTTTGCCATTTTTGCTTTGGCTCTCTTCGATTCTTTTTTTATAAGATTTTTTATCTACGAAATTTAGTGGATCAATAGGCTTTAAATCTGCATCAAATTCAATAAAACTTCCAACATCACTTATTAATTCTACTCTTTTTTGAGCGCTAAGTCTCATATGATACCCACATTTTGGGCATACATTATAGCAAGCTTCAACCTCTTTAAAATACATCAAAGAGCTACAGCTATTGCACTTTACCCAGTGGCTTGGTGCCTCGCTTGGGTGGGATTGCTTTTTACGCATTTTTGAAAAAAAATCACCTAGCATTTTTTTCCTTTGATAAAAAATTGGGCGATTATATCAAATTTTTCTTTAAATTTATATTTTTCTTAATCATTGTATATTATTTTATCCGCATTTAATTATAGTTAAATTTACAAAGATACAATTTCGCAATTCATAAAAATTATTAAGGAGATTTAGTATGATAGTTACTAATAAAGCACCACAATTAAGTGGTACAGCAGTTCTAGGCAATGGTCAAATTGAAGAGAATTTCGACCTATATAAAAACATTGGACCAAAAGGTGCGGTTGTATTTTTCTATCCAAAAGATTTTACATTTGTTTGCCCAAGCGAAATTATAGCTTTTGATCACAGATATAGAGAATTCAAAGAAAGAGGCATTGAAGTAATCGGCGTTAGCACTGATAATGAATATTGCCACTTTGCTTGGAGAGAAACTGATGTAAAACAAGGCGGTATCGGTAGAGTACAATTCCCTCTAGTAGCTGACCTTAAAAAAGAGTGGGCAAAAGGATTTGATGTATTATTTGATGAAGCAGTTGCTCTAAGAGGTAGCTTCTTATTAGATAAAGATGGCACAGTTCGCCACGCTGTTATAAATGACCTTCCACTTGGTAGAAATATCGATGAAATGGTAAGAATGGTAGATACAATGCTATTTACAAATGAGCACGGCGAAGTTTGCCCAGCTGGCTGGAATAAAGGTGATAAAGGTATGAAACCTACAACCGAAGGTGTAGCTAGCTATCTATCA encodes:
- the dksA gene encoding RNA polymerase-binding protein DksA, giving the protein MKQSELNYFKELLLARKEQIQKNINDAANEIDGLRQSGATDEFDFASISADEELEHSISIKQQQELNEIEQSLNKIESGVYGICDMCEDDIDIERLKVKPHARYCITCREIAEKTIIK
- a CDS encoding 23S rRNA (pseudouridine(1915)-N(3))-methyltransferase RlmH, which codes for MQILVHCLQKLDDDNSLKDYIKMSSKWANIKEINKFNSQIAKAQTQGQIASYKAYEDAYTPHLNGYCVGLDERGDMLDSFEFAKLLKDKTQISFFIGGAYGLGDNLRDKMDKLVSLSRLTLAHKIAKLVLYEQIFRALCINFNHPYHK
- the accD gene encoding acetyl-CoA carboxylase, carboxyltransferase subunit beta, giving the protein MLGDFFSKMRKKQSHPSEAPSHWVKCNSCSSLMYFKEVEACYNVCPKCGYHMRLSAQKRVELISDVGSFIEFDADLKPIDPLNFVDKKSYKKRIEESQSKNGKTSSVISGEATIDGQQIQLVVFDFSFMGGSLSSVEGEKITRAVRRAIEKRNPLIIVSASGGARMQESTFSLMQMSKTSAALKLLSDNRLPYISVLTDPTMGGVSASFAWLGDLIIAEPKALIGFAGQRVIEQTIKASLPEGFQRAEFLLEHGLIDAIISRDELKKYLSDMIRFFMKNDSFYNPINEAI
- a CDS encoding peroxiredoxin, which translates into the protein MIVTNKAPQLSGTAVLGNGQIEENFDLYKNIGPKGAVVFFYPKDFTFVCPSEIIAFDHRYREFKERGIEVIGVSTDNEYCHFAWRETDVKQGGIGRVQFPLVADLKKEWAKGFDVLFDEAVALRGSFLLDKDGTVRHAVINDLPLGRNIDEMVRMVDTMLFTNEHGEVCPAGWNKGDKGMKPTTEGVASYLSTDGDKL